Proteins from a genomic interval of Treponema brennaborense DSM 12168:
- the rpsR gene encoding 30S ribosomal protein S18 produces the protein MQDVMRDADERAPRSKGKTFFRKKVCRFCAQKAKIDYKDADALRRYTTERGKILPRRITGTCAKHQRRLALEIKRARAICLLPFVAD, from the coding sequence ATGCAGGACGTTATGCGCGACGCGGATGAACGCGCACCCCGCTCGAAGGGAAAAACTTTTTTCCGCAAGAAGGTGTGCCGTTTCTGTGCACAGAAAGCAAAAATCGATTACAAAGACGCCGACGCGCTGCGCCGTTACACGACGGAACGCGGAAAGATTCTGCCGCGCCGCATTACCGGTACCTGCGCGAAACATCAGCGCCGGCTCGCGCTTGAAATCAAACGCGCGCGCGCCATTTGTCTGCTGCCGTTCGTGGCGGACTGA
- the dnaB gene encoding replicative DNA helicase: MPAASLKDKIPPHNLEAEQATLGALLLDWGAVSTVISFLRPDRFYSLQNQVIFTAMLSLFNKGQHGDLLTLTEELRSTGQLDAAGGTAYISSLTDTVPTSANVEYYAKIVLDQSIRRELIKISSQITAESHDETKESRAVLEEAQNKIFSLTDLNQAQDIKSMVDLVPKTIEMIEMHYKNRDAYTGVPSGLTELDSMTSGFQKSELIIIGARPSMGKTAMALSMAQYISIEKKIPTGFFSLEMSYQQIGQRLLSQEARIPAQKLRTGMLKLDDFQKLQEAAGRCYEAPFYIVDSPNMKLLDLRAMARRMRTVHHVEIIFIDYITLITSENTTIPRHEQIAEISRSLKSLARELDIPVVALSQVRRDSEGKEPTLADLRESGSIEQDADVVMFIHRDRKQAESLEAGAALETRLVLAKQRNGPIGSVDIMFIPSYTKFENRAE; this comes from the coding sequence ATGCCGGCCGCGTCTCTCAAGGACAAAATTCCGCCGCATAATCTGGAAGCCGAACAGGCGACTTTGGGGGCGTTACTCCTTGATTGGGGCGCGGTCAGCACGGTAATCAGTTTTCTCCGTCCGGATCGTTTTTATTCACTGCAAAATCAAGTTATTTTTACGGCGATGCTTTCCCTGTTCAATAAGGGGCAGCACGGCGATTTATTGACGCTTACGGAAGAATTGCGTTCGACCGGCCAGTTGGACGCGGCCGGCGGTACGGCCTATATTTCGTCACTGACGGACACCGTTCCTACGAGCGCGAACGTCGAGTATTACGCTAAAATCGTACTCGATCAGTCCATCAGGCGCGAACTTATCAAGATATCTTCCCAAATTACCGCCGAATCGCACGATGAAACCAAAGAAAGCCGTGCGGTGCTGGAAGAAGCTCAAAACAAGATTTTTTCCCTGACTGATTTGAATCAGGCTCAGGATATCAAATCGATGGTCGATCTGGTTCCGAAAACGATCGAGATGATCGAAATGCATTATAAAAACCGCGACGCGTATACCGGCGTGCCCAGCGGTTTGACGGAACTTGATTCCATGACGAGCGGTTTTCAAAAGTCTGAATTGATCATCATCGGCGCGCGTCCTTCAATGGGTAAGACGGCGATGGCCTTGTCTATGGCGCAATATATTTCCATTGAAAAAAAAATTCCGACCGGTTTCTTTTCGCTTGAAATGTCGTATCAGCAGATCGGACAGCGTCTGCTGTCGCAGGAAGCCCGCATTCCGGCTCAGAAACTGCGGACGGGTATGCTGAAACTCGACGATTTTCAGAAATTGCAGGAAGCTGCCGGCCGCTGCTACGAAGCGCCGTTTTACATTGTGGACAGTCCGAACATGAAACTGCTCGATCTACGCGCTATGGCGCGCCGGATGCGGACGGTTCATCACGTTGAAATCATTTTTATCGACTATATCACGCTGATCACCAGCGAAAATACGACGATTCCCCGTCACGAACAGATTGCCGAAATTTCGCGGTCGCTCAAAAGTTTGGCCCGTGAATTGGACATACCGGTAGTGGCGCTTTCTCAAGTGCGCCGCGACAGTGAAGGGAAAGAACCGACTTTGGCCGACTTGCGCGAATCGGGCTCGATAGAACAGGATGCGGACGTCGTCATGTTCATTCACCGCGACCGTAAGCAGGCGGAATCGCTTGAAGCGGGCGCCGCGCTTGAAACCAGACTCGTGCTCGCCAAACAGCGCAACGGTCCCATCGGTTCCGTCGATATCATGTTCATTCCTTCATACACGAAATTCGAAAATCGCGCGGAATGA
- the uppS gene encoding polyprenyl diphosphate synthase, whose translation MTAAIDMHTVPAHIGIIMDGNGRWAKKRNLPRTFGHKEGLETAKKIVAAAARIGVKYVTLYTFSTENWKRTQEEVGFLMNLIQTHLRGEFEFYKKNGIRIRHLGDVSGLPENISKEILLAESDTEQFTGLTVVLAINYGGRDELIRAFKKFAETRSAKDVTPEALTEFCDIPELPDADLIIRTGGEKRLSNFLMWHSAYAELVFTDTLWPDYTEREFHDAIAEYRSRNRRFGGI comes from the coding sequence ATGACCGCAGCAATCGATATGCATACCGTTCCCGCCCACATCGGCATTATCATGGACGGGAACGGCCGCTGGGCAAAAAAAAGAAATTTACCGCGTACGTTCGGCCATAAAGAAGGGCTCGAAACCGCAAAAAAAATAGTTGCCGCCGCCGCCCGAATCGGCGTCAAATACGTAACGCTTTATACGTTCTCTACCGAAAATTGGAAACGCACACAAGAAGAAGTCGGTTTTCTCATGAACCTCATACAGACCCATTTGCGGGGTGAATTTGAGTTTTATAAGAAAAACGGAATCAGAATACGCCATCTGGGCGACGTAAGCGGCTTACCTGAAAATATCAGCAAAGAAATCCTGCTTGCCGAATCGGATACGGAACAGTTCACCGGTCTGACGGTCGTTTTGGCGATAAATTACGGCGGCAGAGACGAACTTATCAGAGCGTTCAAAAAATTTGCCGAAACTCGCAGCGCTAAGGACGTTACGCCGGAAGCATTGACGGAATTCTGCGATATACCGGAATTGCCTGACGCCGATTTGATTATCAGAACCGGCGGAGAAAAACGACTGAGCAATTTTTTGATGTGGCATTCGGCCTACGCGGAGTTGGTGTTTACCGACACGCTTTGGCCGGATTATACGGAGCGGGAATTTCACGACGCGATCGCAGAATACCGGAGCAGAAACAGACGCTTCGGCGGAATCTGA
- the rplI gene encoding 50S ribosomal protein L9 — MKVILNQDVKHLGEEGDVKVVANGYARNYLFPRNLALPFNDVTVAYFENRKEEIENRKAAKRRDAAGIKEKLEAFTIELAMPAGSNGKLYGAVTNQTVADELQKNGFEIERKRIEIPGVTIKSVGKYHAVIRLYETASAEMVILVRSQEEAAKAAESAAKEETAAKEEAAPAETSENTQAE, encoded by the coding sequence ATGAAAGTAATTCTTAATCAGGATGTCAAACACCTCGGTGAAGAAGGTGACGTAAAAGTCGTTGCGAACGGATACGCGCGCAACTATTTGTTTCCGCGCAATTTGGCACTGCCGTTCAACGACGTGACCGTTGCATATTTTGAAAACCGCAAGGAAGAAATAGAAAACCGCAAAGCCGCCAAACGCCGCGATGCCGCCGGTATCAAAGAAAAATTGGAAGCGTTTACCATTGAATTGGCGATGCCCGCCGGTTCAAACGGCAAGCTGTACGGCGCCGTTACCAACCAGACGGTTGCCGACGAACTGCAGAAAAACGGTTTTGAAATCGAACGCAAACGTATCGAAATCCCCGGCGTAACCATCAAGAGCGTCGGTAAATATCATGCGGTCATCCGCCTGTATGAAACTGCGTCGGCTGAAATGGTGATTCTGGTAAGATCCCAGGAAGAAGCTGCCAAAGCCGCTGAATCCGCGGCAAAAGAAGAAACTGCGGCGAAAGAAGAAGCCGCGCCCGCCGAAACTTCAGAAAATACTCAGGCTGAATAA
- a CDS encoding WD40 repeat domain-containing protein, whose product MKLKSTFKKAICIGTLAAAVSLAAASSHISTQSHQAAVSALAVNKTDQSFFTAGNDGFLIKWTNDGLGEHYQLSELEIRLVALHPNGTDIAVYETDGYSVHRVSVWNWQTLTRKFVKTFENTVTALSFTAKGTLLAVGTATVNGVVYLNPQRGTVVSKIKEPTGIVNMIHGSSSEKSAVMYSPAGHLTYYDMTKGTRKTRFQTEQQLEQVVLFSSSLFCAGVKNNQIHIIDALNGNIVARIAAKSPMLFNSPDEAVLYYTEFDGRTYTLKMIASELSETGAQIQSPVTVKSFTGPRGKDAVTSVAKSGETLILATKTGNVYTTDSLPSANTLALVPLTDNMYDKIYDIAAISDDFYCLTSNSIFKTSYDTGIVETVGSNNGYTNLIPYENGLILWTKGTRKEIAFMDLETKAVKSLFTPQTYVQMLRLFNDKLIFIEGNTAVNLYDITGGTQSKLYTGTGLQDAVLYNDTDLFVAKSASSNPRSPLINVNTQTKETVMLPVSGNVAFSLSYDAAAENAPIYGINVSTAAAGTKTTIFAYYPARKTVASIMMISDEDTDAFTSLYGSILYTNIGRDQIRSYDVKTRREVQLNRSASLPLKITRNEKRVAVLNRDGSISWYNPGSGTVLADWYMTVDGMWFEF is encoded by the coding sequence ATGAAATTGAAATCAACGTTCAAAAAAGCAATCTGTATCGGTACGCTCGCCGCGGCCGTTTCACTCGCAGCGGCATCGTCGCATATTTCGACTCAATCGCATCAGGCAGCCGTTTCCGCTCTGGCCGTAAATAAAACGGATCAATCTTTTTTTACCGCGGGAAACGACGGTTTTTTGATCAAATGGACGAACGACGGACTGGGAGAACATTATCAGCTTTCCGAACTTGAAATAAGATTGGTTGCACTCCATCCGAACGGAACCGATATCGCCGTATACGAAACCGACGGCTATTCCGTACACCGCGTGTCCGTCTGGAACTGGCAGACACTGACGCGGAAGTTCGTAAAAACCTTTGAAAACACGGTAACGGCGCTTTCCTTTACCGCGAAAGGCACCCTGCTCGCCGTGGGAACGGCGACGGTAAACGGCGTCGTGTATTTAAATCCGCAGCGAGGCACCGTCGTATCCAAAATCAAGGAACCGACCGGCATCGTCAACATGATACACGGCAGTTCGTCGGAAAAAAGCGCCGTCATGTATTCTCCGGCGGGACATTTGACGTATTACGATATGACGAAAGGAACGCGAAAAACTCGGTTTCAGACGGAACAGCAGCTGGAACAAGTCGTGCTGTTCAGCAGCAGCCTGTTTTGTGCAGGCGTAAAAAACAATCAGATCCACATTATAGACGCACTGAACGGCAACATCGTCGCCCGGATAGCCGCAAAATCACCGATGCTGTTCAACAGTCCCGATGAAGCGGTTTTATACTACACGGAATTCGACGGGCGAACGTACACGCTCAAAATGATCGCCTCCGAACTTTCCGAAACGGGCGCGCAGATTCAGTCGCCGGTAACCGTCAAAAGTTTTACCGGCCCGCGCGGCAAAGACGCCGTTACCAGTGTGGCCAAAAGCGGCGAAACGCTGATTCTTGCCACAAAAACGGGAAACGTATACACGACGGACAGTCTGCCCTCGGCGAATACCCTGGCACTCGTACCGCTTACCGACAATATGTATGACAAAATATACGATATTGCGGCGATCAGCGACGATTTTTACTGTCTGACGTCGAATTCGATTTTCAAGACATCGTACGATACGGGCATCGTCGAAACGGTCGGCAGCAACAACGGATATACGAATCTGATTCCGTATGAGAACGGTTTGATTTTATGGACAAAAGGAACGCGCAAGGAAATTGCGTTTATGGATCTGGAAACGAAAGCGGTCAAATCCCTTTTTACTCCGCAAACGTACGTCCAGATGCTCCGCCTTTTCAACGATAAACTGATTTTTATTGAAGGAAACACCGCCGTCAATCTGTACGATATTACGGGCGGCACGCAGAGCAAACTCTACACGGGAACCGGTCTGCAGGACGCCGTTTTATACAACGATACGGATCTGTTCGTTGCAAAGTCGGCGTCGAGCAATCCGCGGTCGCCGCTTATCAACGTAAACACGCAGACAAAGGAAACCGTCATGCTGCCGGTCAGCGGGAACGTCGCGTTTTCCCTCAGCTACGACGCTGCGGCCGAAAACGCTCCCATATACGGTATCAACGTTTCCACCGCCGCAGCCGGAACAAAAACGACGATTTTTGCGTATTATCCGGCGCGCAAAACAGTTGCGTCCATCATGATGATTTCGGACGAAGATACGGATGCGTTCACGTCACTATACGGTTCGATACTCTACACGAATATCGGACGCGACCAGATCCGTTCATACGACGTCAAAACGCGCCGGGAAGTACAGCTGAACCGTTCGGCATCCCTGCCGCTTAAAATAACACGGAACGAAAAACGCGTCGCCGTTTTGAACCGCGACGGAAGCATTTCCTGGTACAATCCCGGAAGCGGAACGGTGCTTGCAGACTGGTACATGACCGTAGACGGCATGTGGTTTGAATTCTGA
- the rpsB gene encoding 30S ribosomal protein S2, which translates to MAVVTMKSLLESGVHFGHQVKRWDPRMKKYIFAERNGIHIIDLQKTIVSIKEAYEAVRKVTVAGKSVLFVGTKKQAQQAIAKEAERCGMYYVNNRWLGGMLTNFSTIKKSLLRLKKLEKMEIDGTFENLTKKEIASIQKEKSKLEKNLGGIKEMKDLPGIIFIIDTHKEQIAVAEARRMGIPIVAVVDTNCNPEGIDYPIPGNDDAIRAISLFTQVIANAVIDADNETGLKIIENLQDDEDEVTTDAAVKSEEEEIIDYSNYTPTEPKEEDEEASEDTELVDEDKLYK; encoded by the coding sequence ATGGCAGTAGTAACCATGAAGAGTCTGCTTGAGTCAGGTGTACATTTCGGACATCAGGTCAAGCGTTGGGATCCCCGCATGAAAAAATATATTTTTGCGGAAAGAAACGGGATTCATATTATCGATTTGCAGAAAACGATCGTTTCCATTAAGGAAGCGTACGAAGCGGTCCGCAAAGTAACCGTTGCCGGCAAATCCGTACTGTTCGTCGGTACAAAAAAACAGGCGCAGCAGGCTATCGCCAAAGAAGCGGAACGCTGCGGCATGTATTATGTAAACAATCGCTGGCTCGGCGGTATGCTTACCAACTTTTCAACCATCAAAAAGTCGCTGCTCCGTTTGAAAAAACTTGAAAAAATGGAAATCGACGGTACGTTTGAAAATCTTACCAAAAAAGAAATCGCATCCATTCAGAAAGAGAAAAGCAAACTTGAAAAGAACCTGGGCGGTATTAAAGAAATGAAAGATCTGCCCGGTATCATTTTCATCATCGATACGCACAAGGAACAGATCGCGGTAGCGGAAGCACGCCGCATGGGCATTCCGATCGTTGCGGTAGTCGATACCAACTGCAATCCTGAAGGAATCGACTACCCCATTCCCGGCAACGACGACGCTATCCGCGCAATCAGCCTGTTCACTCAGGTTATTGCGAACGCGGTTATCGACGCCGACAACGAAACGGGCTTGAAGATTATCGAAAATCTGCAGGATGACGAAGACGAAGTAACGACGGACGCCGCCGTAAAATCGGAAGAAGAAGAAATCATCGATTACAGCAATTACACACCGACCGAACCTAAAGAAGAAGACGAAGAAGCTTCCGAAGATACCGAATTGGTCGATGAGGATAAATTGTATAAATAA
- a CDS encoding phosphatidate cytidylyltransferase, translating into MSKIVQRLLTFFVGIPLVLLIVYVPFRQHIILHAALIIVATLSSVEIYHLLRLKSPMQPMVPVVLLSAVIPVIALVCALTGLTFELTTFAFIIAFMILLVLEIFVPAKSRENDTEIFADSNKRITGSLFVLLYGGYLLTFVSRMTRLPYATQYITVFLVMVFICDSFAWLFGMLFGTNNRGFVKASPNKSIAGFVGGICGSMLAGAAGWFCWPEIFTGSVVKMLVLGFTVAVTAILGDLAESVFKRSAQCKDSGNLIPGRGGILDSVDSILLTAPVFYLLSTVMFR; encoded by the coding sequence ATGAGTAAAATCGTACAACGTTTATTGACTTTCTTCGTCGGCATTCCGTTAGTATTGCTTATCGTGTACGTTCCGTTCCGGCAGCATATCATACTGCACGCGGCGCTCATCATCGTAGCGACGCTGTCTTCCGTTGAAATTTATCATCTGCTGCGATTGAAATCACCGATGCAGCCGATGGTACCGGTCGTACTGCTTTCGGCAGTCATTCCGGTAATCGCCCTCGTTTGTGCGCTCACCGGCTTAACGTTTGAATTGACGACGTTCGCGTTTATCATCGCTTTTATGATTTTGCTGGTTCTGGAAATATTCGTTCCGGCAAAAAGTCGGGAAAACGACACTGAAATCTTTGCCGACTCAAATAAACGGATAACAGGTTCGCTGTTCGTACTGCTGTACGGCGGGTATCTGCTCACGTTCGTGTCGCGCATGACGCGGCTGCCGTACGCGACGCAGTATATTACGGTATTTTTAGTAATGGTGTTCATCTGCGATTCGTTCGCATGGCTGTTCGGCATGTTGTTCGGCACAAACAACCGGGGATTCGTCAAGGCGAGTCCCAATAAAAGCATCGCGGGATTCGTCGGCGGTATCTGCGGATCCATGCTGGCAGGCGCCGCGGGATGGTTTTGCTGGCCGGAAATATTTACCGGTTCCGTCGTCAAAATGCTCGTACTCGGTTTTACCGTCGCCGTAACGGCTATTCTCGGAGATCTGGCGGAATCGGTGTTCAAACGATCCGCGCAATGCAAAGATTCAGGCAACTTGATACCGGGACGGGGCGGAATTCTCGATTCCGTCGATTCGATACTGCTGACCGCTCCCGTTTTTTATCTTTTATCGACGGTCATGTTCAGGTAG
- the frr gene encoding ribosome recycling factor, with translation MAENDKSIARMEKTIAALKDDFKTLRTGRASAAIFDKVRVDYYGTPTPLNQVSTISVPEARSIVIQPFDKSLIGEIEKAIQKSELGLNPSNDGKVIRIAIPPLTADRRKELVKQAKATAENSRVAIRNIRRDGNDDLKKQQKDGSLTEDGLKTAETELQKSTDKFIQDINKILEEKEKEIMEG, from the coding sequence ATGGCAGAAAACGATAAAAGCATTGCCCGCATGGAAAAAACGATTGCGGCGTTAAAAGATGATTTTAAGACACTCCGGACCGGCCGCGCTTCCGCGGCGATTTTTGATAAAGTCCGCGTCGACTATTACGGTACGCCTACTCCGCTGAATCAGGTCTCAACGATTTCGGTTCCCGAAGCGCGTTCAATCGTCATTCAGCCCTTTGATAAATCGCTGATCGGCGAAATTGAAAAAGCGATTCAGAAATCGGAACTGGGACTGAACCCGTCGAACGACGGCAAAGTGATCCGCATCGCCATTCCGCCGTTAACGGCGGACCGCCGCAAGGAACTGGTAAAACAGGCGAAAGCGACGGCGGAAAACAGCCGCGTCGCCATCCGTAATATCCGCCGCGACGGAAACGACGATCTGAAAAAACAGCAGAAAGACGGCTCGCTTACCGAAGACGGTTTAAAAACGGCGGAAACGGAACTCCAGAAATCAACCGATAAATTCATTCAGGATATAAATAAGATTCTTGAAGAAAAAGAAAAAGAAATAATGGAAGGCTGA
- the tsf gene encoding translation elongation factor Ts — MEIKASDVKALREKTGAGMMECKKALTETNGDAAAAEKLLKEKGLAAVEKRAGRTTSEGRVFIKIEGKKAVICELTCETDFVAKNEDFIKIGNDIAAKALAKGFTSVNEELSGMLLDLATKIRENMSLRRLEIIDIPENAAVSSYVHSDGKTGVVVVLAADSAAGTSNAEVQEFAHDCCLHIAAFLPAYIKRDDVDAAYIAEQTEIFTKQVAELDKPENVKEGIVQGKINKHLAEICFLDQPFVKDDKVSVAKKMEAVAKDAGTKLSLAKVVTYQLGA, encoded by the coding sequence ATGGAAATCAAAGCATCAGATGTAAAAGCGCTGCGTGAAAAAACCGGCGCCGGTATGATGGAATGCAAAAAAGCGCTGACGGAAACGAACGGAGACGCTGCCGCTGCGGAAAAATTGTTAAAAGAGAAAGGTCTTGCCGCCGTTGAAAAACGTGCGGGACGCACGACCAGCGAAGGCCGCGTTTTCATAAAAATCGAAGGCAAAAAAGCGGTTATCTGCGAATTGACCTGCGAAACGGACTTTGTCGCAAAGAACGAAGATTTTATCAAAATCGGAAACGATATCGCTGCGAAGGCGCTTGCCAAAGGGTTTACCTCCGTAAACGAAGAATTGTCGGGAATGCTGCTCGATCTGGCGACTAAAATCCGTGAAAACATGTCTCTGCGCCGCCTGGAAATCATCGATATTCCCGAAAACGCGGCCGTTTCAAGCTACGTTCACAGCGACGGTAAAACGGGCGTCGTCGTCGTATTGGCAGCCGATTCGGCGGCCGGCACGTCAAACGCGGAAGTGCAGGAATTCGCACACGACTGCTGTCTGCACATCGCGGCGTTCCTCCCCGCATACATTAAACGCGACGATGTCGACGCGGCGTATATCGCCGAACAGACGGAAATTTTTACCAAACAGGTTGCCGAACTCGATAAACCTGAAAACGTAAAGGAAGGTATCGTTCAAGGAAAAATCAACAAACATCTTGCGGAAATCTGTTTCCTTGATCAGCCGTTCGTCAAAGACGATAAAGTTTCCGTTGCAAAAAAGATGGAAGCAGTTGCAAAAGACGCCGGTACGAAATTGTCCCTGGCAAAAGTAGTAACGTATCAGTTGGGTGCGTAA
- the rseP gene encoding RIP metalloprotease RseP: protein MTIVWGILCLGFIVFIHELGHFIVARMCGVTVESFSIGMGPVLLHKTINGTDYRLSLLPVGGYCGMKGDTAFKDALEQNLLEIPAESDGFYANPVKRALIAFAGPFMNLLFAVAAFTVIALTGYTYYSADSRIILATELYADTPSAAREAGLKTGDRILSINGKPVETFSDISELIGTNPRKTVEISVQRGNERLSFTATTDMDTDSGLGKLGVMNWVDPIVSGIETDSPAAEAGLQPGDRITAVNGSPVFNTVDLQKTLPSGDSAAVSYVRGETEAVCTLTVPAEASAGLRFSVPAHEAQRYSFFPAIGRGVAETGNLIALTFKSIGLLFQGVDVTQAVSGPVRITVMLGDTVKSGFEAGFRAGLVSTLNFLALISISLCIMNLLPIPILDGGIILFAIIELLRKKQIRPKIIYYIQFAGVAFIVLLFGVALFSDIRYVLAGF, encoded by the coding sequence TTGACTATCGTATGGGGAATTCTCTGTCTCGGATTCATCGTGTTCATTCACGAATTGGGACATTTTATAGTTGCAAGAATGTGCGGCGTGACCGTAGAGAGTTTTTCCATCGGAATGGGTCCCGTTCTGCTTCACAAAACGATCAACGGCACCGACTACCGACTTTCGCTGCTGCCGGTCGGCGGTTACTGCGGCATGAAAGGCGACACCGCATTCAAAGACGCTTTGGAACAGAACCTTCTGGAAATTCCTGCCGAATCGGACGGATTTTATGCGAATCCGGTCAAGCGAGCGCTCATCGCGTTTGCAGGACCGTTCATGAATCTGCTGTTCGCCGTCGCCGCGTTTACCGTTATCGCCCTCACCGGCTACACGTATTATTCCGCCGACAGCCGCATTATTCTGGCAACGGAATTATACGCCGACACGCCGTCCGCCGCACGGGAAGCGGGACTGAAAACAGGCGACCGGATTCTGAGCATAAACGGAAAGCCCGTTGAAACGTTTTCCGACATATCGGAACTCATCGGAACAAATCCGCGCAAAACGGTTGAAATCAGCGTACAGCGCGGCAACGAGCGGCTGTCGTTTACGGCGACGACCGATATGGACACGGACAGCGGGCTGGGCAAGCTCGGCGTCATGAATTGGGTCGACCCGATCGTCAGCGGAATCGAAACGGACAGTCCCGCAGCCGAAGCCGGCTTGCAGCCGGGAGACCGAATTACGGCGGTAAACGGCAGCCCCGTTTTCAATACCGTCGATTTGCAGAAAACCCTGCCCTCAGGCGACAGCGCGGCCGTTTCGTACGTGCGCGGCGAGACCGAAGCCGTCTGCACTCTCACCGTTCCGGCGGAGGCTTCCGCAGGGCTTCGTTTTTCGGTGCCTGCGCACGAAGCGCAGCGATATTCGTTCTTTCCGGCTATCGGACGCGGCGTCGCCGAAACGGGAAATCTTATCGCACTGACATTTAAAAGCATCGGACTGCTGTTCCAAGGCGTCGACGTAACGCAGGCAGTTTCCGGCCCGGTACGCATCACCGTCATGCTCGGCGACACGGTAAAAAGCGGATTTGAAGCCGGATTCCGCGCGGGTCTGGTCAGTACGCTGAATTTTTTGGCGCTCATCAGCATTTCATTGTGCATCATGAATTTGCTGCCGATTCCGATTTTGGACGGCGGCATCATTCTGTTCGCAATCATCGAACTGCTGCGGAAAAAACAGATCCGGCCGAAAATCATTTATTACATACAATTCGCAGGCGTTGCTTTTATCGTACTTTTATTCGGAGTGGCCCTGTTCAGTGACATACGCTACGTTTTAGCAGGATTTTGA
- a CDS encoding 1-deoxy-D-xylulose-5-phosphate reductoisomerase, whose product MKKRVLVLGCTGSIGTSTLDIIREFPDRFEAAGLTAHTAAGKLKALAAEFKCPALLTGPATEAETEHFIRSSGADVAVNGIAGSAGLKPSVMVLNAGIDLALANKETIVMAGPLVIRLAEENGCALLPVDSEHSAIFNLIRHYGADSVSEIILTASGGPFRCVPADELPSVTAAQALRHPTWDMGQKITIDSATLANKGLEVIEACRLFGFPPERVKVTVHPQSLVHSLVKTNDGVLYAQISHPDMRHPILSALTWPETVPNSLEPFDITCLNAGADGKEITMTFAAPRLNDFPMLPLAYEAAAKGGSYTIAYNAANEVAALAFLQGKAAFRDIDRITARVMQKDWSTPPVTIADVFLFDSQARSYAEQLLTASGGSD is encoded by the coding sequence ATGAAAAAAAGGGTTCTCGTCCTCGGCTGCACCGGTTCCATCGGCACCAGCACACTCGATATCATCCGCGAATTTCCGGATCGTTTTGAAGCGGCGGGACTTACCGCGCATACGGCGGCCGGGAAACTGAAAGCGCTTGCGGCAGAGTTCAAATGCCCGGCACTCCTCACCGGTCCGGCGACGGAAGCCGAAACGGAGCACTTTATCCGTTCAAGCGGAGCGGACGTCGCGGTAAACGGAATCGCCGGCTCGGCGGGATTGAAGCCGTCGGTCATGGTTTTGAACGCCGGCATCGATTTGGCGCTTGCAAACAAGGAAACGATCGTTATGGCCGGCCCGCTCGTTATCCGATTGGCCGAAGAAAACGGCTGCGCGCTGCTGCCGGTCGATTCGGAACATTCGGCGATATTCAATTTGATACGGCATTACGGTGCCGATTCAGTATCGGAAATCATACTGACGGCGTCCGGCGGACCTTTCAGATGCGTCCCTGCGGACGAACTTCCGTCGGTAACCGCCGCACAAGCGCTCCGCCATCCGACGTGGGATATGGGACAAAAGATTACGATCGATTCCGCGACGCTTGCCAATAAGGGACTTGAAGTCATAGAGGCGTGCCGGCTTTTCGGTTTTCCGCCCGAACGGGTAAAAGTGACCGTTCACCCGCAAAGTCTCGTGCATTCGCTCGTCAAAACGAACGACGGCGTGCTGTACGCGCAGATTTCGCATCCGGACATGCGGCATCCCATTTTAAGCGCGCTGACCTGGCCGGAAACCGTCCCGAATTCGCTTGAACCGTTCGATATCACCTGCCTGAACGCCGGCGCCGACGGCAAAGAAATAACCATGACGTTCGCCGCTCCCCGGCTGAACGATTTTCCGATGCTGCCGCTCGCGTATGAAGCGGCAGCGAAAGGCGGTTCGTATACGATCGCGTACAACGCCGCGAACGAAGTCGCCGCCCTCGCCTTTCTGCAGGGAAAAGCCGCGTTCCGCGATATAGACCGCATAACCGCACGGGTTATGCAAAAAGACTGGAGTACGCCGCCTGTTACCATTGCCGACGTATTTTTGTTTGATTCACAGGCGCGTTCGTATGCGGAACAATTGCTGACGGCGTCCGGAGGTTCTGATTGA